The genomic stretch CACGCGGCGCTCGACGGCGTGACGTTCGCCGTGGCCGCCGGCGAGATCGTCGGATTCCTCGGGCCCAACGGCGCCGGGAAGACGACGACCCTCCGCATCCTGTCGACGTACCTGAGCCCGGACGGCGGTACCGCGCGCGTCGCGGGGCACGACGTCGCCTCGGCGCCGATGGAGGTGCGCCGCCGACTCGGCTACCTGCCGGAGCATCCGCCCGTCGACCTCGACCAGACGGTGCGCGAGTACCTCGACTTCTGCGCGGCGCTCCGGAACGTGCCGAGGCGGAAGCGCCGCGCGGCCGGGGACGGCGTCATCGCACGCTGCGGACTCTCGCCCGTCGCCGGCCGGCTGATCGGCAACCTCTCGAAAGGGTTCCGCCAGCGCGTGGGGCTCGCCCAGGCGCTCGTGCACGGCCCCGAGGTCGTCATCCTCGACGAGCCGACGGTGGGCCTCGACCCGCACCAGATCCGCGAGATCCGCGAGCTGATCCGCTCGCTCGCCGGCGACCACACCGTGCTCCTGAGCAGCCACATCCTCCCGGAGGTCGCGATGACCTGCTCGCGCGCCGTCGTCGTCCATCGCGGGCGCGTCGCCGCGGACGTCTCCCTCGACGCGGGTGCGGCGGGCGGTGGGCTCGAGGAGACGTTCCTGCGGGTCACGTCGGCGGATGCCGCTCTGGGGGAGGCGTCATGAGCCGCGTCCTCGCCCTCGTCTCGCGCGAGATCCGCTCGCAGATCTATCAGCCGGTCGCGTGGATCGTGTGGACCTTGTTCCTGCTCCTGGCGGGCTGGTTCTTCTTCAGCCTCGTCTACCAGTTCATCGTCGTCGTCGACAACGCGTCGGCGTACGCCGAGATGATGCAGAACAAGGAGATGCTCGACCGGCTGAACTTGAACGAGCTCGTGGTGAACGGCCTCTTCGGCAACATCCTCCTGCTGTTCGTCTTCTTCGTCCCGGTCCTCACGATGCGCGCGTTCGCGGAGGAGAGGAAGCAGGGGACCGACGAGCTCCTCCTCACCGCTCCCGTGAGCGCGGGCGAGGTCGTGCTCGGGAAGTACCTCGGCCTGCTCGCGATCTCGGGCGCCCTCGTCCTCGGCGCGGTCTTCTACGTCGGCGTGCTGCTCCACTACGGCGACCCGGAGAAGGGGCCGATCGCGACCGGTGTGCTCGGCCTCACCCTCGCGGCGGCCGCGATGACGGCACTCGGCTTCGCGGTCTCGACGCTGACGAAGAGCCAGGTCGTCGCGGCGGTCGGCTCGTTCGTCCTCTTCCTCCTCCTCTTCGTCGTCGACTGGCCCGCCGAGTCGACCGAAGGAGTCGTACGCACCACGCTCAAGGCGCTGTCGCTGCCCGGGCACTTCCAGGGGTTCGCCAAGGGCGCCGTCTCGAGCGTCGACGTCGCGTACTTCGTGTCGCTCGCGGCGCTCGGCCTCTTCGTCGCGCGGACGACGATCGCGAGCCAGCGCTGGAGGACGCCGTGAGGGACGCGCTCCGGGTCGGCGCCTACGCGGGCACCGTCCTCCTCCTCTTCGGCATCCTGTCGTTCGGACTCACCGGCAACTTCGACCTTTGGACGGCGGTGCACGTCACGGGCGGGGGATTGCTCCTCCTCATCGGCCTCGCCGGCAACCTCGCCGGCGTGCGGCGGACCGTGGCGGCACGCGGCACGCGCGAGCGGGCGTTCGCCGCCACCGGGACGCTCGTCTTCGCGGCGCTCGTCGTCGCGTTGAACGTGCTCGCGGCGCGCTTCCCGAAGACCTGGGACGTCACCGAGAACAAGGTCTACACGCTGAGCCCGCGGACGCTCTCGGTCCTCGCCTCACTCAAACGGCCGGTCGAGCTGGTCGCGTTCTTCCCGCAGGGCGACCGCGGCCGCGAGCCGATCGCCGAGCTGGCCGCCCGTTACACCGGCAAGAGCGACAAGGTGACGTTCAAGTTCGTCGATCCCGAGAAGGATCCGCAGCTCGCCGACCAGCTCGGGGTGACGAAGCAAGGGACGCTCGCCGCCAGGAGCGGCGACGACAAGGCGCAGGCCGCCGCCGACAACGGCGCCGTCGACGAAGGCGAGCTGACGAACCTCCTCCTCAAGGTCGCGCGGCCGGGCGGCGTCAAGCTCTACGCGGTCACCGGGCACGGCGAGCCCGACGTCGCCGACGTCGAGACGCCGACGGGCTGGGGACGGCTCGCGGTCGCCCTGAAGGAGGACAACGTCGAGATCCGCCCGCTCCTCCTCGCCACGGCTCCCTCGGTGCCGGACGACGCGGCGGCGGTCCTCCTCGCGTCGCCGGCGAAGCCGCTCCTCCCGCACGAGATCGACGCGCTCCGCAGCTGGCTGGCCAAGGGCGGCCGCCTGCTCGCGATGATCGACCCCGGCCAGACGCCGGGGCTGGACGCGCTCTTCGCCGACTACCGCCTGGCGCTCGACGACGACATGATCGTCGACAAGGAGGAGATCGCCTTCCTCGGCGCGCGCCTCGGCCTCGATCCGATCGTCGAGGACTTCCCTCCGCATCCCATCACGAAGGGGTTCAAGCAGCGCATCCTCCTCTCCCAGGCGCGCTCGATCACGATCGAGGTCGAGGGCGGCCTCCCCGGTGTCGTGGCGCAACCGCTCGCGCGGACGCACGACACGGCATGGGGTGAGACCGGCTGGCGCGCCATGATGGAGACCGGCCGGGTCGCGAAGGACGCCGCGGACAAGGACGGGCCTCTCGTCGTCGCGGCGACCGCGACGGCCGAGGTCGCCGGCGACCCGGACGCTCCCGCGGACACGGCGAAGAAGCAGGCGCGGCTCGTCCTCGTCGGCGATGCCGACTGGGTCGCGAACGGCAACCTCGGGAACTTCTTCAACCGCGAGATGCTCGTCAACGTCCTCCACTGGCTCACCGGGAGCGAGGACCTGATCGTCGGGCCGCCGAAGGCCCTGCGGGCCTCACGGCTCGACATGACGGTCGCCGACCAGCGGAACCTCTTCCGCTTCGGCGTGCTCCTCCTCCCCGAAGTCCTCCTCATCGGCGGCCTCGTCGCGTGGCTCCGCCGGAAAGCGCTGTGAGCCTCCGCGGGCTCCTCGTCCTCATCGTCGCTCTCGCCGTCGTGGTCGGCGTTCTCGTCTGGGCCGGAAAGAAGCCTCCCGCCGAGCCGCCGCCCGCCGAGAAGGCGCCGCTCGTCGCCAAGTTCACCGAGGCCGACGTCACCGCGCTCACCGCGTCGTGCGGCACGCACGCATGGACGCTGACTCGGACACCGGCGGGCTGGCGCACCGGCGCGCGCGAGGCGGACCCCCGCCGCGTGCGCGACGTCATCGTCGCCGTCCAGGACGCGCACGTCTCGAAGATCGTCGAGGACGGCGCGTTCGACCGGAAGGCCTACGCGCTCGAGCCGGGGTGCGCGCTCGACGTCGCGCTGACCGGCAGGGGCAAGCGCTCGGTGCGGCTCGGACGGACCTCGCCGGTCGGCGCCGAGCGATACACGCTCCTCGGCGATGGCCGACTCGCGCTCACCGACGGCTCGCTCTACGGCATGATCGACCGCGACGAGGGTGCCCTCGAAGAGCGCCGCCTCTTCCCGGTCGAATCTCCGGCAGTGAGCCGGATCACGGCCCTGGGACCGCAAGGACGGATCGCGGTCGAGTCCGGCGACGCGGGGTGGAAGGTCGTCGCGCCGTTCGCCGATCGAGGCTCCGAGGCCGCGTGCAGCCGGCTCGCCGCCGCGCTGACCACACTCGCCGTCGACGAGGGATCGACCGGTACGAAGCCTCCGATCGGGCCGCGGATCGTGTTCGAGCTTGCGGCGACCGGCGCCGCACCGAAACGCGCCGACGTCGCGGCCGAGGCCAAGGACGGGAAGCGCGCGGCGTGGCGCGAGGACGGAAGCCTCGCGGGGACGGTCGCCGACGCGACGGTCAAGGAGATCGACCTCCTCCCGGACGCTTACCGCGAGAAGCGGATCGCGCTCTTCTCGGCCCCCGACGTCCGCTCCGTCCGCCTCGATCGCGGTCCCCTGCACCTCGAGGCGACGCATGCGGAAGGCGCCGCCGCGTGGAAGTCCGACTTCGACGTCGATTCCGCGCGCGTCGACGCGCTCGTCGAGAACCTCAGGGGACTCACCGCCTCGGGGTTCGTGGCCGGTGCGGCGCCGCCGTCGCCCGCGACCGGGACGATCGTCGTGCGCGACGAGAAGGCGGATCTGGCACGGCTCACGTGGGGGTCGCTCGCACCGGAGCCCGGAGCGCCCGGCGAGTCGGTCTGGGTCGAATCCGCCGATCGGCCCGGCGTCGTCTTCCGTGTGCCGGCGACGGCGCTCGGCCCGATCCCGACGAAGGCCTCCGACTGGGCGGCCGCTCCGAAGGGGAAATGAAGGTACTCCTCCAGCGCGTCGCGCGCGCCGGGGTCCGCGTCGACGGCGTGACCGTCGGCGCGATCGGGCGCGGCCTCCTCGTGTTCCTCGGGGTCGAGGCGGGCGACACCGCGGACGACGCGGCGTGGTACGCGGACAAGACCGCGGAGCTCCGGATCTTCGCCGACGACGACGGCAAGATGAACCGGAGCGTGGAAGAAGCCGGCGGAGCGATCCTCGTCGTGTCGCAGTTCACCCTCGCCGCGAGCACGCGACGCGGGAGGCGGCCGTCGTTCGAGACGGCGGCGGTCCCCGAGGAAGCGGAGGCGCGCTACCTCGACTACGTCGGCGCGCTGGGGCGCCGCGGTATCGAGACGGCGACCGGCCGTTTCCGGGCGATGATGGAGGTCGAGCTCGTCAATGACGGGCCGGTCACGATCCTCCTCGATCCGCGGGGCGACGCGCGGTGAGCGCCCTCGACGCGACCCTCGCGCTCTGGCTCGACTATCTCGCGGCGGAGCGCGGCCTCGCGGGGAACACGCTCGCCGCCTACCGCCGCGATCTCGAATCGCTACGGCGCGCGGCCGGCGTCAGCCTCGATGCGGTCGGCACCGCCGAGCTCGAGACGGCGCTCCGCCGCCTCCGCTCCGAGGGGAAGTCGCCGCGCTCGGTCGCGCGCTGGCTCGTGGCGGTCAAGGGGTTCTTCGCGTGGCGCACCGCGGAGGGGATCGCCGAAGAAGACCCGGCGGCGCGCCTCGAGACGCCCCGGCTCTGGAAGACGCTGCCCAAGGTTCTGGACGGTCTCGACGTCGAGCGGTTGATGAGCGCGCCCGATCGCGGCGACCCGCGCGGGCTGCGCGACGCGGCGATGCTCGAGGTGCTCTACGCGACGGGCCTCCGGGTCTCGGAGCTCGTGGGCTTGCGCCTGCGCGACCTCCACCTCGACGCCGGCTATCTCCGGTGCCTCGGCAAGGGCAGCAAGGAGCGGGTCGTGCCGCTGGGCGGCGAGGCGAACGCCGCGCTCCAGGCCTACCTCGCGGAGGCGCGCCCCGCGCTCCTCGCCGGGCGGCGGTCGGAGACCGTCTTCGTCGGGCGCCGGGGGACCGCCCTCACGCGACAGGGGTTCTGGAAGCTCCTGAAAGCGCACGCGCGGCGCGCGGGAATCCAGGCCGCGCTGTCGCCGCACGTCGTCCGGCACTCGTTCGCGACGCATCTCCTGGAGAACGGCGCCGACCTGCGCGCGGTGCAGCTCCTGCTCGGGCACGCAGACATCTCGACGACGCAGATCTACACGCACGTGAACCGCGAGCGCTTGAAGAAGCTCTACCGCGAGTTCCATCCGCGCGCTTGACACGCGTTCCCGCCAAAGGCTATCTCTTGTCCATGGACGAGGACCATTTCGAGGACCCGATCCTCGAGCTCGAGCGCCGCGTCGAGGCGCTGTCGGGCATCGGCGATGACGTCGCGAACCGTCGCAAGCGCGACCAGCTCGAGATCGAGCTGCAGAGCTTGCGGGGCCGGATCTTCGCGGGGCTCTCGCCGTGGCAGAAGACCCTCGTCGCGCGCCACGCCAAGCGGCCGTACACACTCGACTACGTCCGCCACCTCGTGGAGGGGTTCGTCGAGATCCACGGCGACCGCCGCTATTCCGACGATGCGGCGATCGTCACTGGTTTCGGGACGTTCGGCGGACGTCCCGTGCTCGTCGTCGGACATCAGAAGGGACGCGACACCAAGGAGAAGATCTTCCGGAACTTCGGCATGCCGCGCCCCGAGGGGTACCGGAAGGCGCTCCGCGCGATGGAGCTGGCGGAGAAGTTCCGGCGCCCGATTCTCTGTTTCATCGACACCCCCGGGGCCTACCCCGGCATCGGCGCCGAGGAGCGCGGCCAGGCCGAGGCGATCGCGAAGAACCTCCTCGTCATGGCCCGGCTCACCGTCCCGATCCTCGTCACGGTGGCGGGAGAGGGGGGGAGCGGTGGCGCGCTCGCGATCGGCGTCGGCGACCGCGTCAACATGCTCGAGTTCGCCGTCTACTCGGTGATCTCCCCCGAGGGCTGCGCCGCGATCCTCTGGCGCGACGCGACCAAGTCGCGCGATGCGGCCCGCGCCATGAAGATGACCGCGCCCGACCTCCTGGCGCTCGACATCATCGACGAGATCGTTCCTGAGGTCGTCGGGGGCGCGCACGTCGATCCGGCGCGCCAGGCGGCGATCCTGGGCGACGTGCTCGAGCGGCAGCTCCTCGATCTCGAGCGGCAGGCGCCCGACGCGCTCATCGCGGCGCGCTACGACCGCTTCCGCCGCATGGGCCGCGCGGTCATTCCGGACGGCGTGCCTTCGATTCCTCCCACCATCGGTCCATGAGCGCGGGCCCGGCGTCGGCGAGCGCCACGCCGGCCCGCCGCGCCGCGCCCTCGACGTAGGCGAAGCGCGCGCGGAACTTCGCGTTCGCGCGGGAGAGCGCCTCGTCGGCGTCGAGGCCCTGCTTGCGCGCGACCATCGCCGCGGTGAAGAGGAGGTCGCCGAGCTCCTCACGGACCGAAGCGGGATCGCCGGCGCCGACCGCGGCGGCGAGCTCGTCCGATTCCTCGCGAAGCTTCTCGAGCACGCCGTCCGTCCGCTCCCAATCGAATCCCACGCGGGCGGCCTTGGCGCCGAGCCGCTGCGCCTTGACGAGCGCGGGCAGCGCCTGCGGGATCCCGTCGAGGAGCGAAGCGGCGGACTCGCCGCCGCCTTTCTCCTCCTTCTTGATCTCCTCCCAGCGCTTCAGGACCGCCGCCGAGTCCGCCGCCTGCTCGTCTCCGAACACGTGGGGGTGGCGGCGGACCATCTTCGCCGAGATCCCCTCGACGACGTCCGCCGCCGAGAAGGCGCCCGCCTCCCGCGCGAGGCGGGAGAGGAAGACGACCTGGAGGAGGAGGTCGCCGAGCTCCTCGCAGAG from Candidatus Polarisedimenticolaceae bacterium encodes the following:
- a CDS encoding ABC transporter ATP-binding protein, translating into MIDVQGLVKRYGDHAALDGVTFAVAAGEIVGFLGPNGAGKTTTLRILSTYLSPDGGTARVAGHDVASAPMEVRRRLGYLPEHPPVDLDQTVREYLDFCAALRNVPRRKRRAAGDGVIARCGLSPVAGRLIGNLSKGFRQRVGLAQALVHGPEVVILDEPTVGLDPHQIREIRELIRSLAGDHTVLLSSHILPEVAMTCSRAVVVHRGRVAADVSLDAGAAGGGLEETFLRVTSADAALGEAS
- a CDS encoding ABC transporter permease subunit; the encoded protein is MSRVLALVSREIRSQIYQPVAWIVWTLFLLLAGWFFFSLVYQFIVVVDNASAYAEMMQNKEMLDRLNLNELVVNGLFGNILLLFVFFVPVLTMRAFAEERKQGTDELLLTAPVSAGEVVLGKYLGLLAISGALVLGAVFYVGVLLHYGDPEKGPIATGVLGLTLAAAAMTALGFAVSTLTKSQVVAAVGSFVLFLLLFVVDWPAESTEGVVRTTLKALSLPGHFQGFAKGAVSSVDVAYFVSLAALGLFVARTTIASQRWRTP
- a CDS encoding DUF4350 domain-containing protein, with protein sequence MRDALRVGAYAGTVLLLFGILSFGLTGNFDLWTAVHVTGGGLLLLIGLAGNLAGVRRTVAARGTRERAFAATGTLVFAALVVALNVLAARFPKTWDVTENKVYTLSPRTLSVLASLKRPVELVAFFPQGDRGREPIAELAARYTGKSDKVTFKFVDPEKDPQLADQLGVTKQGTLAARSGDDKAQAAADNGAVDEGELTNLLLKVARPGGVKLYAVTGHGEPDVADVETPTGWGRLAVALKEDNVEIRPLLLATAPSVPDDAAAVLLASPAKPLLPHEIDALRSWLAKGGRLLAMIDPGQTPGLDALFADYRLALDDDMIVDKEEIAFLGARLGLDPIVEDFPPHPITKGFKQRILLSQARSITIEVEGGLPGVVAQPLARTHDTAWGETGWRAMMETGRVAKDAADKDGPLVVAATATAEVAGDPDAPADTAKKQARLVLVGDADWVANGNLGNFFNREMLVNVLHWLTGSEDLIVGPPKALRASRLDMTVADQRNLFRFGVLLLPEVLLIGGLVAWLRRKAL
- a CDS encoding DUF4340 domain-containing protein, which produces MSLRGLLVLIVALAVVVGVLVWAGKKPPAEPPPAEKAPLVAKFTEADVTALTASCGTHAWTLTRTPAGWRTGAREADPRRVRDVIVAVQDAHVSKIVEDGAFDRKAYALEPGCALDVALTGRGKRSVRLGRTSPVGAERYTLLGDGRLALTDGSLYGMIDRDEGALEERRLFPVESPAVSRITALGPQGRIAVESGDAGWKVVAPFADRGSEAACSRLAAALTTLAVDEGSTGTKPPIGPRIVFELAATGAAPKRADVAAEAKDGKRAAWREDGSLAGTVADATVKEIDLLPDAYREKRIALFSAPDVRSVRLDRGPLHLEATHAEGAAAWKSDFDVDSARVDALVENLRGLTASGFVAGAAPPSPATGTIVVRDEKADLARLTWGSLAPEPGAPGESVWVESADRPGVVFRVPATALGPIPTKASDWAAAPKGK
- the dtd gene encoding D-aminoacyl-tRNA deacylase; the protein is MKVLLQRVARAGVRVDGVTVGAIGRGLLVFLGVEAGDTADDAAWYADKTAELRIFADDDGKMNRSVEEAGGAILVVSQFTLAASTRRGRRPSFETAAVPEEAEARYLDYVGALGRRGIETATGRFRAMMEVELVNDGPVTILLDPRGDAR
- the xerD gene encoding site-specific tyrosine recombinase XerD; amino-acid sequence: MSALDATLALWLDYLAAERGLAGNTLAAYRRDLESLRRAAGVSLDAVGTAELETALRRLRSEGKSPRSVARWLVAVKGFFAWRTAEGIAEEDPAARLETPRLWKTLPKVLDGLDVERLMSAPDRGDPRGLRDAAMLEVLYATGLRVSELVGLRLRDLHLDAGYLRCLGKGSKERVVPLGGEANAALQAYLAEARPALLAGRRSETVFVGRRGTALTRQGFWKLLKAHARRAGIQAALSPHVVRHSFATHLLENGADLRAVQLLLGHADISTTQIYTHVNRERLKKLYREFHPRA
- a CDS encoding acetyl-CoA carboxylase carboxyltransferase subunit alpha encodes the protein MDEDHFEDPILELERRVEALSGIGDDVANRRKRDQLEIELQSLRGRIFAGLSPWQKTLVARHAKRPYTLDYVRHLVEGFVEIHGDRRYSDDAAIVTGFGTFGGRPVLVVGHQKGRDTKEKIFRNFGMPRPEGYRKALRAMELAEKFRRPILCFIDTPGAYPGIGAEERGQAEAIAKNLLVMARLTVPILVTVAGEGGSGGALAIGVGDRVNMLEFAVYSVISPEGCAAILWRDATKSRDAARAMKMTAPDLLALDIIDEIVPEVVGGAHVDPARQAAILGDVLERQLLDLERQAPDALIAARYDRFRRMGRAVIPDGVPSIPPTIGP
- the mazG gene encoding nucleoside triphosphate pyrophosphohydrolase; amino-acid sequence: MASPRNFDDLVAIMDRLRDPGGCPWDREQTFATLRGFLIEECYEAVEALDRDDLPGLCEELGDLLLQVVFLSRLAREAGAFSAADVVEGISAKMVRRHPHVFGDEQAADSAAVLKRWEEIKKEEKGGGESAASLLDGIPQALPALVKAQRLGAKAARVGFDWERTDGVLEKLREESDELAAAVGAGDPASVREELGDLLFTAAMVARKQGLDADEALSRANAKFRARFAYVEGAARRAGVALADAGPALMDRWWEESKARRPE